AGCGCCAGAGCCCGCGACTGCAGAGAGCCAGGGAAACCTTATTGTCCCTTCTTGTAAACTTATACCCGCCGCACCTTCACCAACCTACCTTTTACCTTCCTTGGGCTCACGTCCTACGTCCTCTCGAACCAACTCGCCCGGATTTTGGTTCGAACAGTTCAAAAACTTGTTTGCTTTCTCCATTCTTCTGTGCATACTAtacctttctttgctttggatttttgttttctcttttATTCCATTAGTTTGTCCACTCCCAACACACTCCCCATGATCTCGCCGATGCTCAGTTGGTTCGCTCTCGTACGACAGCCCCGGTCCTCCGTCTGAGCCAAACAGACAACGCATCACTATCGCCACCCAGAATCCTCATATTTCACTCGAGTCATAAACTTGGCCTTCAACTTCCACAAACACACGACTCACGTAACGGCCCCTGGTGGGCATTTCCACTCATCAATGATAGTGCTTGCCTCGTCACTTGTTCCAGCAAAGCCTATTCGTCCACTGTCCAAGGCCTTCAGCCAGCCTCTTGGAAATCCGTCGACCGTACGATTAGGTACTACATAACCGAACACCGAGGCAaactcttttttttttagtaCTTGATTAAATTCAAAATGGCTTTCCCACCACAATACCGGGAGCCACCTCCCAGCTTGCCGAGTATCTTGTCCTCCGGCCCTGGGCGTTACAACCTCCACCACGACATGCAATTCACAAGTAGTCCTGCAATTTCTATACGTGGCATCGACTCGAAAGACGACGTCCCTCCTCCTTTGCCTCCGCCTCGCCATCTCCCATTCTCGGAGGGCGCACCACAAATGGAAGAATTGAAACAAGACCTGCGAGACTACGGCCGTTCTGGTTCCTCCATACAAAGCGGCTACGGCAGCATGCACTCCAACTCGTATATTGACGAGAGACCAAGTTATAAAAGAAGAGACACGGGAAGCAGCATCAATGGCGATGAGGGCTACGCAAGCTACAATGCGACTGAAAGGTTTGTAGCTGCCACGAGCCCTACGCATGACTTGGTCGAAAGAGACGGTTACAATGGCAACTTTGACACTGACTTCACCACCAGTTCCCGGGACTCTCGACCTGCAGAATTCTTGCACCGCAGCAAGTTTCACTTTCAGACCGCGGCTGACTGGCATGGTGACAGCATGAAGAAGATGTTGGACCCAATCCGCACGTTTGACCGGCCACCACGTTCTGTGGCATCATCGGCATTGAGCGAGCAAGTACGACGACAACCTGACCCTCGAGCCCCTACTCTGAGCATGCCTGTCCAACTCCCCATTCACACCAGATCGCCTCTTGATTCGCCTGGCAGAATGACGGACACTCCCATCTTCTCTGCTGGTTCTCCTCGATCTGCCCCGTTTCGACACTTCCCTGGAGAACACCGTATCCTCAAGGATGGACTAGAGTACGAACGCTCACCAAGAGGGCGGTCACGGCGGAACAATAGCGACGATGCGTCGTCCACCCATGGTGGCTATGATTTCACTGGCGCAGAGGACATGGAGATTGATGAAGCTTCGTCACCCAAGAGGCTGCACCCGGACGAAGCTTACGCAACCACTGGTCATAAGCGAAGAGCAGCTAGTCCTCCAGCGGGGGACCACTTGGTTCACGGCACTCCCAGTGATGTTCGCCGACGAGACCTTGGGTCACGCGGTTCTCCAACACCTCGACTCACTGTCATGCCACAGACCTCGTCTTTATCGTCCTTGTCATCTGCGGCTGTTTCCCGATCTAACTCGTACATTtccaccatgtccatggcCCCGTCTAGTGCCACAACGACCACCTCATTTAGCCGTCGGTCCCCCGGTGCTGCCTCGCCAGGAGGCGTCTCACCTACGTCTTGCAACTCGCCTTACACAACTCCTGCTTCATTGAACCACAGTCCACGAAACTCAATATCCGGCCGGGGAAGTACGCATGGGCGCACTGTCTCTGCCACAAGCCCCAGAAAATTGGCGGATATTCAGAAACCTGCTGGCTCCAAGGTTCAGCGAGTTTTCATGTGTGAATGTTGTCCCAAGAAGCCGAAGAAATTCGAGACTCCCGAAGAGCTCAGGTAGGTCTTATGCGTCTCCTTGAAACTCCTCCTACGTAGACTTCATACCTTGAAATTATCATTTTTAGTCTGGTGATCCCATATACACAACTACTGACTTTGACTATGCAGTGCTCATGAAGCCGAGAAGCAGTATGAGTGTTCATTCTGCGGCAACCGTTTCAAAAACAAGAATGAAGCCGAGCGACACCAGAACTCACTTCACGTTCGTCGCCATTCATGGTCATGTTCAGCCCTCTCCTCATATGACCGGGCATTCCACGATTCGCCAAATCGGCCAGGAGAAGCAGATACGTGCGGATACTGCGGCGAGGAGTTTCCCCGATCAGGAAGAGGCCCTGGAAATGGATCTTTGACAGGAGGCATAACGCCAAAGATTGCTACCGAGCAAGACTGGGATGAACGAATTCGTCACCTTCAAGAATCCCACAAGTTCAGAGAATGCAACTCTTCCAAGAAATTTTATCGGGCAGATCATTTTCGGCAACACTTGAAGCACAGTCATGCTGGAACTAGCGGTAAATGGACAAACATGCTTGAAAATGCCTgcatgatggatgaagatCCTACGCCGCGATGAACGGTCAGCCGGGTCTTATGCTTTACGGAAGTCACATCGCCGCGGGCTGGTTTTTGTCATTGGCGCAGCAGTGAGACAGGAATGGAGCAACGCAATATGTATTGTGTTTGTATGCCTTGCACTATACATATCATACTACGACGTCACGATATTTGTTTGATTAGTTTTCATGGAGTTCCGGTGGGACAATGGATTGCAAGGGGCAATTGCGGTCAGGATGGAAAACAAACGTGCGACCAGACAAGATTTTTAGGACACTTCAGCTCTATCAGCGTCTGAAGGCTCAATATAGACCGGAAGTTTCTACCCAGCTACCTGGCGTTGTGTTAGCAGCAGCCTGTCCGAGCAATTTGGCGGTTTCCGACAAAGTCATGCGTGCGAGCATCGTATCATTTCGGCTCTTTCCGACGGGGCCAAATACTTTGTCGATCTTACTTAAGTAACGGGGCCTTCACAATCAATCCTTGATCAACTCTTCGGATATCCCCGTCTGTTGTTGTAGTCAGGAGAGCCTT
The genomic region above belongs to Pochonia chlamydosporia 170 chromosome 2, whole genome shotgun sequence and contains:
- a CDS encoding C2H2 finger domain-containing protein (similar to Cordyceps militaris CM01 XP_006673821.1), which produces MAFPPQYREPPPSLPSILSSGPGRYNLHHDMQFTSSPAISIRGIDSKDDVPPPLPPPRHLPFSEGAPQMEELKQDLRDYGRSGSSIQSGYGSMHSNSYIDERPSYKRRDTGSSINGDEGYASYNATERFVAATSPTHDLVERDGYNGNFDTDFTTSSRDSRPAEFLHRSKFHFQTAADWHGDSMKKMLDPIRTFDRPPRSVASSALSEQVRRQPDPRAPTLSMPVQLPIHTRSPLDSPGRMTDTPIFSAGSPRSAPFRHFPGEHRILKDGLEYERSPRGRSRRNNSDDASSTHGGYDFTGAEDMEIDEASSPKRLHPDEAYATTGHKRRAASPPAGDHLVHGTPSDVRRRDLGSRGSPTPRLTVMPQTSSLSSLSSAAVSRSNSYISTMSMAPSSATTTTSFSRRSPGAASPGGVSPTSCNSPYTTPASLNHSPRNSISGRGSTHGRTVSATSPRKLADIQKPAGSKVQRVFMCECCPKKPKKFETPEELSAHEAEKQYECSFCGNRFKNKNEAERHQNSLHVRRHSWSCSALSSYDRAFHDSPNRPGEADTCGYCGEEFPRSGRGPGNGSLTGGITPKIATEQDWDERIRHLQESHKFRECNSSKKFYRADHFRQHLKHSHAGTSGKWTNMLENACMMDEDPTPR